A region of uncultured Desulfobacter sp. DNA encodes the following proteins:
- the epmA gene encoding EF-P lysine aminoacylase EpmA → MTQSQLLENLKTRSLVMELTRDFFRSMDFLEVETPLRCPSVIPEAHIDPVTSQGAYLQASPELCMKRLLARGAEKIFQICKCFRKDERGRRHLPELTLLEWYAVHQTYEDLMEQCQGLLRHIAQGLGTPGRIVYQGACLDLSDDFERITVAEAFERFGHLPLNQALDAGRFDEIISFEVEPHLGTSRPCFLYDYPISMASLSAAHPEKPYTAQRFEMYAAGIELANGFTELTDPVLQRKRFEMENEIRISQGKTKLPIPEKFLSALALMPPAAGIALGMDRLVMLFCDAPRISQVVAFPPESY, encoded by the coding sequence ATGACGCAGTCTCAGTTGCTGGAAAACTTAAAAACAAGATCCCTTGTCATGGAACTGACAAGGGATTTTTTCCGTTCCATGGACTTTCTCGAAGTGGAAACCCCGCTTCGGTGCCCATCAGTCATTCCCGAAGCCCATATTGATCCTGTAACATCCCAGGGTGCATATCTGCAGGCCTCTCCAGAGCTTTGCATGAAACGGCTTTTGGCCCGGGGGGCTGAAAAAATTTTCCAAATCTGCAAATGCTTTCGAAAAGATGAGCGCGGCCGACGGCACCTGCCTGAACTGACACTTCTTGAGTGGTATGCCGTGCACCAGACCTACGAAGACCTCATGGAGCAGTGTCAGGGCCTGTTACGCCATATTGCACAAGGCTTGGGCACACCTGGTCGCATAGTCTACCAGGGAGCCTGCCTGGACCTGTCAGATGATTTTGAGCGGATCACGGTTGCCGAGGCATTTGAACGTTTTGGCCATCTGCCTTTAAACCAGGCCCTTGATGCAGGGCGCTTTGATGAGATTATCAGCTTCGAGGTTGAACCCCACTTAGGCACATCCCGGCCTTGCTTCCTCTATGATTACCCCATATCCATGGCCAGTCTTTCTGCGGCCCATCCTGAAAAACCCTATACGGCCCAACGGTTTGAAATGTATGCCGCAGGCATTGAACTGGCCAACGGTTTCACGGAGCTGACCGACCCCGTTCTTCAGAGAAAACGGTTTGAAATGGAAAATGAAATCCGTATCAGCCAGGGAAAAACAAAACTGCCCATTCCTGAAAAATTTTTGTCCGCCCTTGCCCTGATGCCCCCTGCTGCCGGCATTGCCCTGGGCATGGACCGTCTCGTCATGCTGTTCTGCGATGCCCCCAGAATTTCACAGGTTGTGGCTTTCCCTCCGGAATCGTATTAA
- a CDS encoding AraC family transcriptional regulator — protein sequence MNSIIPDIDLTSVPWKSVDPLGEALHYLHMSSAFYTRSEFTAPWGLSLPAFPSCLMFHVVINGRCWLEVEGADPYLLQPGVLALVPHGDGHLLLSEPNVPAEKLFDLPREEISDRYEIIRHGQGGEPSTLICGTVRFDHPSAHELIRLLPRLICVDVWQSPQMEWIQSTLKLMAFEAKTMRPGGETIITRLADILVIQTIRSWMANDSQAKTGWLAALQDKQIGSAILLVHRDPVRRWTVESLANEVAMSRSAFAARFKKLVGESPMQYIARWRMNLALTALKNENHSLCELAHRLGYQSEAAFSRTFKRIMGFSPGSTRMKRNNT from the coding sequence ATGAATAGCATAATACCTGACATTGACCTTACAAGTGTTCCATGGAAGTCGGTCGATCCTCTTGGCGAAGCGCTTCATTATCTTCATATGAGCAGCGCTTTTTATACACGCTCAGAATTTACAGCACCGTGGGGTTTATCCTTACCAGCCTTTCCAAGCTGTCTCATGTTCCATGTGGTTATTAACGGGCGCTGTTGGCTTGAAGTTGAAGGTGCCGATCCTTACCTGCTCCAACCTGGTGTCTTGGCGCTGGTGCCCCACGGAGATGGGCATCTATTATTGAGTGAACCCAATGTACCTGCTGAAAAACTTTTTGACCTGCCCAGGGAAGAGATCAGTGACCGTTACGAAATCATACGACATGGCCAGGGCGGAGAGCCTTCTACTCTTATCTGTGGAACTGTTCGGTTTGATCACCCGTCTGCGCATGAGTTGATCCGATTATTGCCAAGGTTAATTTGCGTTGATGTCTGGCAATCACCCCAAATGGAATGGATTCAAAGCACCTTGAAACTGATGGCGTTTGAAGCAAAAACCATGCGTCCGGGGGGCGAAACCATCATTACCCGCTTAGCTGATATTTTGGTCATCCAAACCATACGTTCCTGGATGGCAAATGATTCCCAGGCAAAAACAGGTTGGCTTGCCGCCTTGCAGGATAAGCAAATTGGTTCTGCCATTCTGCTTGTACATCGCGATCCTGTTAGGCGGTGGACGGTTGAATCATTGGCAAATGAGGTTGCCATGTCCCGCTCGGCATTTGCTGCCCGTTTCAAGAAACTTGTGGGTGAGTCGCCCATGCAGTATATTGCTCGATGGAGAATGAACCTGGCCTTAACCGCGCTGAAAAATGAGAATCACTCTTTATGTGAACTGGCTCATCGCCTGGGTTACCAGTCCGAAGCCGCATTCAGCCGCACTTTTAAACGTATTATGGGGTTTTCCCCGGGCTCAACCCGTATGAAACGCAATAACACATAA
- a CDS encoding SDR family oxidoreductase, with amino-acid sequence MKLIIFGATGATGCQVVTQALGQEHHVTAFARNPQKLKIAHENLQVIQGNVLDYSAVEQAVTGQEVVLCTLGLPDIRNKSQLRANGTKNIIRAMKNTGVRRFLCQSSHGVGDTQTTLPFFMKYIMAPFVLRRVFEDHELQEKLVKETQLDWIIVRPTNLTDGDKTAKYQQGTIDNKTARFKISRADVADFMLKQLVDNLYLHKTPSISY; translated from the coding sequence ATGAAACTGATTATTTTTGGTGCAACAGGTGCGACGGGATGCCAGGTTGTAACGCAAGCCCTTGGACAGGAGCATCATGTCACTGCGTTTGCACGTAACCCGCAGAAATTAAAAATAGCCCATGAAAATCTGCAGGTGATCCAGGGGAATGTTCTGGATTATTCTGCTGTGGAACAAGCTGTAACAGGCCAGGAAGTAGTTCTTTGCACGCTCGGGTTACCAGATATAAGGAATAAAAGTCAATTGAGGGCAAATGGCACAAAAAATATTATCCGGGCCATGAAAAATACAGGTGTCAGACGATTTCTCTGCCAGTCTTCCCATGGAGTCGGGGACACTCAAACGACACTTCCTTTTTTTATGAAGTATATTATGGCACCATTCGTTTTAAGGCGTGTGTTTGAGGATCATGAACTTCAGGAGAAACTTGTCAAAGAGACCCAACTGGATTGGATAATTGTTCGCCCGACCAACTTAACTGATGGAGATAAAACAGCAAAATACCAGCAGGGGACAATTGATAACAAAACGGCCAGGTTTAAAATTTCACGGGCTGATGTTGCAGATTTCATGTTAAAGCAATTGGTTGATAATCTCTATTTGCATAAAACACCCAGCATTTCCTACTGA
- a CDS encoding radical SAM protein: protein MRYNHIFGPVPSRRLGLSLGVDLVCHKTCTLDCIYCECGPTTNLTLDRREYVPFDEVKAELAHYFENHPDPDYVTFSGSGEPTLSPDIGRVIAFIKEKRPKIRVAVLTNATLLWDPVVRADLNRADLVMPSLDAVTAQTFEKINRPSGQLDIQKVIDGLKVFAGSFQGELWVEVFILPGVNDIKEELETIGDIIRGINPARVQLNTMDRPGAVAGLKPASKQELDRVAQIINADNVEIIARVKDLASGNHVSDDKMEAMVMETIHRRPCTVDDLTGALNLEKAKLEILMKRLILENKVESLLLERGMFYQTIKDPG from the coding sequence ATGAGATATAACCATATATTCGGCCCTGTGCCGTCACGGCGTCTTGGGCTTTCCCTGGGCGTGGATCTTGTCTGTCACAAAACATGCACCCTGGATTGTATTTACTGTGAGTGCGGACCAACCACCAACCTGACCCTTGATCGCAGGGAATATGTGCCCTTTGATGAAGTTAAAGCCGAACTTGCCCATTACTTTGAAAACCATCCTGATCCGGACTATGTGACCTTTTCAGGGTCGGGCGAGCCCACCTTAAGCCCGGATATCGGCCGGGTTATTGCGTTTATAAAAGAAAAGAGGCCGAAAATCCGGGTGGCTGTACTGACCAATGCCACTTTGCTGTGGGATCCCGTCGTAAGAGCGGATCTTAACCGGGCCGACCTGGTTATGCCTTCCCTGGATGCCGTAACGGCCCAAACCTTTGAAAAAATCAACCGGCCTTCCGGGCAGCTTGACATCCAAAAGGTGATTGACGGACTCAAGGTTTTTGCCGGATCCTTCCAGGGCGAACTTTGGGTGGAGGTGTTTATTTTGCCCGGAGTCAACGATATCAAAGAAGAGCTTGAGACCATAGGGGATATAATCAGGGGCATTAACCCTGCCCGGGTTCAGCTCAATACCATGGACCGGCCCGGGGCTGTGGCCGGGCTTAAACCGGCTTCAAAACAGGAGCTTGACCGGGTGGCGCAGATTATTAATGCGGACAATGTGGAGATCATTGCCCGTGTGAAAGATCTGGCTTCAGGGAACCACGTCAGCGACGATAAGATGGAGGCTATGGTGATGGAAACCATTCATCGCCGCCCCTGCACTGTGGATGACCTGACTGGGGCCTTGAACCTTGAAAAGGCAAAACTTGAAATTTTAATGAAGCGGCTGATTCTGGAAAATAAGGTTGAATCGCTCCTCCTGGAACGGGGCATGTTTTATCAGACCATCAAAGATCCCGGGTGA
- a CDS encoding argininosuccinate synthase — protein MAKEKVVLAYSGGLDTSVILKWLLEQGYEVFAYMADIGQKEDFQAAEQKALKIGASKVFIEDMKKEFVTDYIFPVFKSNAVYEGRYLLGTAIARPIIAKKQIEIAKQMGAQYVSHGATGKGNDQVRFELSYYALDPTIKVIAPWKNSDFLNTFQGRSDLLAYAEKHGIPTKQTAAKPYSEDDNLLHISHEAGILEDPGTVCEESIYCRTVSPETAPDTPTRITIEFKNGLPVKVKNLEDGTEKTDALELFLYLNQLGAENGIGRLDMVENRFVGIKSRGVYETPGGTILHEAHKDIEGIAMDREVMRLRDMLAAKLGELVYYGFWFSPEMDFLMAAMDKSQELIDGEVTLKLFKGVAYPIARTSPSSLYNKNLSSMDITGGYNQEDADGFIRVNAIRLMAHRDIASRT, from the coding sequence ATGGCAAAGGAAAAAGTTGTTCTGGCGTATTCAGGCGGGCTGGATACTTCGGTCATCCTCAAATGGCTGCTGGAACAAGGCTACGAAGTGTTTGCATACATGGCTGACATCGGCCAGAAGGAAGATTTTCAGGCTGCGGAACAAAAGGCCCTTAAAATCGGTGCGTCAAAAGTGTTTATCGAAGATATGAAAAAGGAATTTGTCACCGATTATATATTCCCCGTTTTCAAGTCCAATGCGGTCTACGAAGGCCGCTACCTTTTAGGTACCGCCATTGCCCGGCCCATCATTGCCAAAAAGCAGATTGAGATCGCAAAGCAGATGGGCGCCCAGTATGTATCCCACGGCGCCACAGGCAAGGGGAATGATCAGGTCCGGTTTGAGCTCTCCTACTATGCCCTGGATCCCACCATAAAAGTGATTGCACCGTGGAAAAATTCGGATTTTCTCAATACGTTCCAGGGCCGTTCCGACCTTCTGGCCTATGCTGAAAAGCACGGGATTCCCACCAAGCAGACCGCAGCCAAACCATATAGCGAAGATGATAACCTGCTGCACATTTCCCATGAAGCAGGTATCCTTGAAGACCCCGGTACAGTATGCGAGGAAAGCATCTATTGCCGTACCGTATCTCCTGAAACAGCCCCGGATACGCCTACACGCATCACCATTGAATTTAAAAACGGTCTGCCGGTCAAGGTGAAAAATCTGGAGGACGGCACCGAAAAAACAGATGCTTTAGAACTGTTTTTATACCTGAATCAGCTGGGGGCAGAAAACGGCATCGGCCGGCTTGACATGGTGGAAAACCGGTTTGTGGGCATCAAATCCAGGGGCGTCTATGAAACACCGGGCGGTACCATTCTGCACGAGGCTCACAAGGACATTGAAGGCATTGCCATGGACCGTGAGGTCATGCGTCTGCGGGATATGCTGGCCGCCAAGCTCGGTGAACTTGTTTACTACGGCTTCTGGTTCAGCCCTGAAATGGACTTTCTCATGGCGGCCATGGACAAAAGCCAGGAACTCATTGACGGCGAAGTGACCCTGAAACTGTTCAAAGGCGTAGCCTACCCCATCGCCAGGACCTCGCCATCTTCCCTGTACAACAAGAATCTGTCTTCCATGGACATTACCGGCGGTTACAACCAGGAGGATGCTGACGGTTTCATCCGCGTCAACGCCATCCGCCTGATGGCCCACAGGGACATCGCCAGCAGAACCTAA